A section of the Hyalangium minutum genome encodes:
- a CDS encoding hybrid sensor histidine kinase/response regulator, with translation MSVPLKDKVPILMVDDQPEGLMALEATLAPLGQQLVIAQSGREALRHLLHQDFAVVLLDVVMPDMDGFETAQLIRERERSRNTPILFLTALSRGEVPEFRAYAVGAVDYLLKPFEPDILRSKVNIFVDLFRKTEMVRRQAEALREAERREHERELAAAHQRLEVERSRWREELLRKEMETGRNQQRWLEAVLAALPTPLALLEPSTGHTLFANRAAQELADGCLIYREARQLHPEVSFMDAEGKALPHEALPTSRAARGERLNGVPVEWRQGEQHGAALAFSSRLPQMHGRPETVLLALLDVTALHVTEKNLQRAVHVRDDFLSLASHELRTPLTSLKVHIQGALRAAARRNEEALPMAQYVAKLETLDHNVSRLTELVDKLLDISRINAGRLDFELTEVDLAAVVREVVSRFSEEVSRAGCTLAVQAEHRVVGKWDRNRVEQVVTNLLTNALKYGAGAPVEVSVREEATHAVLEIRDQGIGIQEEDRRRIFERFERAVPHDNYSGFGLGLWIVQEIVTGLGGSVAVESSPGKGALFRVQLPWTREPQAGEWRRAAQA, from the coding sequence GTGAGTGTTCCGTTGAAGGACAAGGTCCCCATCCTCATGGTGGACGATCAGCCCGAGGGGTTGATGGCGCTGGAAGCGACGCTCGCTCCGCTGGGGCAGCAGCTCGTCATCGCCCAGAGCGGCCGCGAGGCGCTGCGCCACCTGCTGCACCAGGACTTCGCCGTGGTGCTGCTGGACGTGGTGATGCCGGACATGGATGGGTTCGAGACGGCCCAGCTCATCCGCGAGCGCGAGCGCAGCCGCAACACTCCCATCCTCTTCCTCACCGCCTTGTCCCGGGGCGAGGTGCCCGAGTTCCGCGCCTACGCGGTGGGCGCGGTGGACTACCTGCTCAAGCCCTTCGAGCCGGACATCCTCCGCTCCAAGGTGAACATCTTCGTGGACCTGTTCCGCAAGACGGAGATGGTGCGCCGCCAGGCGGAGGCTCTGCGCGAGGCCGAGCGGCGCGAGCACGAGCGCGAGCTGGCCGCTGCCCACCAGCGGCTGGAGGTGGAGCGCTCCCGCTGGCGCGAGGAGCTGCTGCGCAAGGAGATGGAGACGGGCCGCAACCAGCAGCGCTGGCTGGAGGCGGTGCTGGCCGCGCTGCCCACGCCTCTGGCGCTCCTGGAGCCAAGCACCGGGCACACCCTCTTCGCCAACCGCGCTGCCCAGGAGCTGGCGGACGGCTGCCTCATCTACCGCGAGGCCCGGCAGCTTCACCCGGAGGTGTCCTTCATGGACGCCGAGGGCAAGGCGCTGCCCCACGAGGCCCTGCCCACCTCGCGCGCCGCTCGGGGCGAGCGGCTCAATGGCGTGCCCGTGGAGTGGCGCCAGGGCGAGCAGCACGGCGCGGCGCTGGCCTTCTCCTCGCGGCTGCCGCAGATGCACGGCCGCCCGGAGACCGTACTGCTGGCCCTGCTGGACGTGACGGCGCTGCATGTCACCGAGAAGAACCTCCAGCGCGCGGTGCACGTGCGTGATGACTTCCTCTCCCTGGCCAGCCATGAGCTGCGCACCCCGCTCACCTCGCTCAAGGTCCACATCCAGGGCGCCCTGCGTGCCGCGGCCCGCCGCAACGAGGAGGCGCTCCCCATGGCCCAGTACGTCGCCAAGCTGGAGACGCTGGACCACAACGTCAGCCGGCTCACGGAGCTGGTGGACAAGCTGCTGGACATCTCCCGCATCAACGCGGGCCGCCTCGACTTCGAGCTGACGGAAGTGGACCTGGCGGCAGTGGTGCGCGAGGTGGTCTCACGCTTCTCCGAGGAGGTGTCTCGGGCAGGTTGCACGCTCGCGGTGCAGGCCGAGCACCGCGTGGTCGGCAAGTGGGACCGGAACCGGGTGGAGCAGGTGGTGACGAACCTGCTCACCAACGCCCTCAAGTATGGCGCCGGCGCGCCCGTGGAGGTCTCGGTGCGCGAGGAGGCCACCCACGCCGTCCTGGAGATTCGCGATCAGGGGATCGGCATCCAGGAGGAGGATCGCCGCCGCATCTTCGAGCGCTTCGAGCGGGCCGTTCCCCATGACAACTACAGCGGCTTCGGGCTGGGGTTGTGGATCGTCCAGGAGATCGTCACCGGTCTGGGTGGCTCGGTGGCGGTCGAGAGCTCTCCGGGCAAGGGTGCCCTCTTCCGAGTACAGCTGCCCTGGACGCGTGAGCCGCAAGCGGGTGAGTGGCGGCGGGCTGCCCAGGCATGA
- a CDS encoding DUF5985 family protein: MAEAVYILCALTSVACAVLLLRGYSRSGQRLLLWSGLCFVALALSNVLLFVDLVLIGPETDLSLLRISLALLGVATLLYGLIWDSQ; this comes from the coding sequence ATGGCTGAGGCGGTCTACATCCTCTGTGCTCTCACGAGCGTGGCGTGCGCGGTGCTGCTGCTGCGAGGCTACTCCCGCTCGGGCCAGCGCCTGTTGCTGTGGAGCGGGCTGTGCTTCGTGGCGCTGGCCCTCAGCAATGTGCTGCTCTTCGTAGACCTGGTGCTCATAGGGCCGGAAACGGACTTGAGCCTCTTGCGCATCTCGCTGGCACTGCTGGGGGTGGCCACGCTGCTCTACGGCTTGATCTGGGACTCGCAATGA
- a CDS encoding DUF5985 family protein, with amino-acid sequence MNTFLTVKTMMSGGLVMACVACAVFFLRFWKSSRDRLFAFFALAFGVMALNWLSLALLQVDDERRHYLYVVRLVSFLLILYAIWDKNRAGRGSRS; translated from the coding sequence ATGAACACGTTCCTCACGGTCAAGACGATGATGAGTGGCGGGCTGGTGATGGCCTGTGTGGCGTGTGCCGTCTTCTTCCTGCGCTTCTGGAAGTCGTCCCGGGACCGGCTCTTCGCCTTCTTCGCCCTCGCCTTCGGGGTCATGGCGCTCAATTGGCTGTCACTGGCGCTGCTCCAGGTAGACGATGAGCGGCGCCACTACCTCTATGTGGTCCGCCTGGTGTCCTTTCTGCTGATCCTCTACGCCATCTGGGACAAGAACCGGGCCGGCCGCGGCAGCCGCTCCTGA
- a CDS encoding ATP-binding protein has product MREELPVASILLVDDHPPNLVALEAALEPLGQRLVKVRSGTEALQRLASEDFAAVLLDVQMPELDGYQTARLIKSQERSRHVPLLFLTASQRDERQVLRGYAQGAVDYLLKPLDPDVLRAKVAVFVNLYQRQEELRQREARLREHERQLLVRQTEAHSRALLESMPQAVWAAWTDDTQAWCNPAWMKLTGTQHPVASRQDFLAAIHPDERAAVEAGWREALRTGLSWEAQHRLGGPEAWRWHRLRVTPLPCEGQQLRGFLCTAADLDDERRSQEVAQLLSHASVMLSSALDFHATLARLAQLVVPRFADWCAVDVVDTERPQGGLSRVAVAHMESHKAERVLELHQRYPPGAVNLPGVAAVFTSGKSELLAEVPDTLLRRLSEDSEHLALLREVGFQSCIHVPIRARERTFGVLTFAISSKRHRYDARDLALAEELGRRAGVAMDNALLYREAQRAQRAAQEANRLKDEFLATLSHELRTPLTSILGWTQILLKRDDLDEVGRRRGLATIERNARVQRQLVEDLLDVSRITSGKLLLNLKEVSLREVAEAALESVRPTAEARGVGLQAELGDIHDTVLADATRLQQVLWNLLTNALKFTDRGGCVWLTGSRDGDTVRLTVRDTGKGISPELLPHVFERFRQGDIGREQGGLGLGLAIVRHLVELHGGFVAVQSEGPGAGSVFTVQLPLRASRSERLPERVAAAELSGHSEPERSHAMSDELVAAVASLMSQATH; this is encoded by the coding sequence ATGCGGGAAGAACTGCCAGTCGCGAGCATCCTCCTGGTGGACGATCACCCGCCCAACCTCGTCGCGTTGGAGGCGGCGCTAGAGCCACTGGGGCAGCGGCTGGTGAAGGTGCGCTCCGGGACGGAGGCGCTCCAGCGGCTCGCCAGCGAGGACTTCGCCGCGGTGCTGCTGGATGTGCAGATGCCCGAGCTGGACGGGTACCAGACGGCGCGGCTCATCAAATCCCAGGAGCGCAGCCGCCACGTGCCGCTGCTCTTCCTCACCGCGAGCCAGAGGGACGAGCGGCAGGTGCTGCGGGGCTACGCGCAGGGCGCGGTGGACTACCTGCTCAAGCCGCTGGATCCGGACGTGCTGCGCGCCAAGGTGGCCGTCTTCGTGAACCTGTACCAGCGCCAGGAGGAGCTGCGCCAGCGCGAGGCCCGGCTGCGTGAGCACGAGCGGCAGTTGCTGGTGCGCCAGACGGAGGCGCACTCGCGCGCCCTGCTGGAGTCCATGCCCCAAGCGGTGTGGGCCGCGTGGACGGATGACACCCAGGCCTGGTGCAACCCCGCGTGGATGAAGCTGACGGGGACGCAGCATCCGGTGGCCTCGAGGCAGGACTTTCTGGCGGCCATCCACCCGGACGAGCGCGCGGCAGTGGAGGCGGGCTGGCGCGAGGCCCTGCGGACGGGGCTCTCGTGGGAGGCGCAGCACCGGCTGGGAGGCCCGGAGGCCTGGCGCTGGCACCGGCTGCGCGTGACGCCGCTGCCTTGCGAGGGGCAGCAGCTGCGCGGCTTCCTCTGCACGGCGGCGGACCTCGACGACGAGCGCCGCAGCCAGGAGGTGGCCCAGCTGCTCTCCCATGCCAGCGTGATGCTCTCCTCCGCGCTGGACTTTCACGCCACGCTGGCTCGCCTGGCGCAGCTCGTGGTGCCGCGCTTCGCGGACTGGTGCGCGGTGGACGTGGTGGACACCGAGCGGCCCCAGGGCGGGCTCAGCCGCGTGGCGGTGGCCCACATGGAGTCCCACAAGGCCGAGCGCGTGCTCGAGCTCCACCAGCGCTATCCTCCCGGGGCGGTGAACCTGCCAGGCGTGGCGGCGGTGTTCACCTCCGGGAAGTCCGAGCTGCTGGCGGAGGTGCCGGACACGCTGCTGCGGCGGCTCTCCGAGGACTCCGAGCACCTGGCGCTGCTGCGCGAGGTGGGCTTCCAATCCTGCATCCACGTGCCCATCCGCGCCCGGGAGCGGACCTTCGGCGTGCTGACCTTCGCCATCTCCAGCAAGCGCCACCGGTATGACGCAAGAGACCTGGCGCTGGCCGAGGAGCTGGGCCGGCGCGCGGGTGTGGCCATGGACAACGCGCTGCTGTACCGGGAGGCCCAGCGGGCCCAGCGCGCGGCCCAGGAGGCCAACCGCCTCAAGGACGAGTTCCTTGCCACGCTCTCGCACGAGCTGCGCACGCCGCTGACGTCCATCCTCGGGTGGACGCAGATCCTCCTCAAGCGCGACGACCTGGACGAGGTGGGCCGCCGCCGGGGGCTGGCCACCATCGAGCGCAACGCGCGCGTGCAGCGCCAATTGGTGGAGGACTTGCTGGATGTCTCGCGCATCACCAGCGGCAAGCTGCTGCTCAACCTGAAGGAAGTGTCGCTGCGCGAGGTAGCGGAGGCCGCCCTGGAGAGCGTGCGTCCGACGGCCGAGGCGCGCGGGGTGGGGCTTCAGGCGGAGCTGGGGGACATCCACGACACCGTGCTGGCGGATGCCACGCGGCTGCAGCAGGTGCTGTGGAACCTGCTCACCAACGCGTTGAAGTTCACGGATCGCGGCGGGTGTGTGTGGCTCACGGGCAGCCGTGATGGGGACACGGTGAGGCTCACGGTGCGAGACACGGGCAAGGGCATCTCGCCCGAGCTGCTGCCCCACGTCTTCGAGCGCTTCCGCCAGGGCGACATCGGCCGGGAGCAGGGAGGTCTGGGCTTGGGGCTCGCCATCGTGCGGCACCTGGTGGAGCTGCACGGGGGCTTCGTGGCCGTGCAGAGCGAAGGGCCCGGCGCGGGCTCCGTGTTCACCGTCCAGCTGCCCCTGCGCGCCAGCCGCTCCGAACGCCTGCCTGAGCGTGTGGCCGCCGCGGAGCTTTCGGGACACTCGGAGCCAGAGCGCTCGCACGCCATGTCCGACGAGTTGGTCGCGGCAGTGGCCTCGCTGATGAGCCAGGCCACCCACTGA
- a CDS encoding serine/threonine protein kinase, which produces MQAPPSACHCESQHREADHCPTLVRSGEGPVARPLLEREENFLGQKFGSFEVVRELGRGGMGSVWLAEHTLIRKRVAVKVLHAHLAKDRRLVARFLSEARTLTVIQHENVVALQDLDMREGRPYLVMEYLEGQNLAAFAEGPLEPALVVELLSQVCDALAAAHAHGVVHRDLKPANVFLVPMGNGRHRVKLLDFGIAKLLSYPGGMTPTQEGMLLGTPEFMSPEQCNGETVDGRTDLYAVGVMGYLLGTGRLPFSGSPAEVLVGHLMKAPRLPHEVRPEVPPALSQVLMKAMAKRPEDRFSSAAELRQALQAVLKPEPAKASMLMARVRANGRPAFEELRCERVGRAGLFLQTESVPPPLLEEVGLLLRLPGGELSCTAQVVRHVSAEQARQWNMAPGFGVQLRDTAPGFLEAFERLLAGERLSPQTPPLSSAREDARAEAVLQRYRERLQGDHYLALGTTWEADFDTVRGCARAARQALEPLLKLPLSLGQRAQVERVLERVAQAAHVLGHPERRTEYDAGLRNLEGLLRCLSAGLTVTELERCRRQFLAKNRVPEGHATIHLKTGDAFAAQGKLTEALVAYGAALRADPLHLEALKRWRSLRARLLTASGPSSALGR; this is translated from the coding sequence GTGCAAGCGCCTCCGTCTGCCTGCCATTGCGAGAGTCAGCACCGTGAGGCGGACCACTGCCCCACGCTCGTTCGCTCGGGTGAGGGGCCGGTAGCGCGGCCGCTGCTGGAGCGGGAGGAGAACTTCCTGGGGCAGAAGTTCGGCAGCTTCGAGGTGGTGCGCGAGCTGGGGCGGGGAGGGATGGGCTCGGTGTGGCTCGCCGAGCACACGCTCATCCGCAAGCGTGTCGCGGTGAAGGTGCTGCATGCGCACCTGGCGAAGGATCGGCGGCTGGTGGCGCGGTTCCTCTCCGAGGCACGCACGCTGACGGTGATCCAGCACGAGAACGTGGTGGCGCTGCAGGACCTGGACATGCGGGAAGGGCGCCCCTACCTGGTGATGGAGTACCTGGAGGGGCAGAATCTGGCCGCGTTCGCGGAAGGTCCGCTGGAGCCGGCGCTGGTGGTGGAGCTGCTCTCCCAGGTGTGCGATGCGCTGGCGGCCGCGCACGCGCACGGCGTGGTGCACCGGGATCTCAAGCCCGCCAATGTCTTCCTCGTGCCCATGGGCAACGGGCGCCACCGGGTGAAGCTGCTGGACTTCGGCATTGCCAAGCTCCTGAGCTACCCCGGGGGGATGACGCCCACGCAGGAGGGGATGCTGCTGGGGACGCCGGAGTTCATGTCGCCGGAGCAGTGCAACGGCGAGACGGTGGATGGGCGCACGGACCTGTACGCGGTGGGGGTGATGGGCTACCTGCTGGGGACGGGACGCTTGCCGTTCTCGGGGAGCCCGGCGGAGGTGCTGGTGGGGCACCTGATGAAGGCACCGCGCCTGCCTCACGAGGTGCGGCCGGAGGTTCCGCCGGCGCTCTCCCAGGTGTTGATGAAGGCGATGGCGAAGCGGCCGGAGGATCGGTTCTCCTCGGCCGCGGAGCTGCGGCAGGCGCTGCAGGCGGTGCTGAAGCCAGAGCCTGCGAAGGCCTCGATGCTGATGGCGCGGGTGCGGGCCAATGGACGGCCGGCCTTCGAGGAGCTGCGCTGCGAGCGGGTGGGACGGGCGGGGCTCTTCCTTCAGACGGAGTCGGTGCCGCCTCCGTTGCTGGAGGAGGTGGGGCTGCTGCTGCGGCTGCCAGGGGGGGAGCTGTCCTGCACGGCGCAGGTGGTGCGGCACGTGTCCGCGGAGCAGGCGCGTCAGTGGAACATGGCGCCCGGCTTCGGGGTGCAGCTGCGCGACACGGCACCGGGCTTCCTGGAGGCGTTCGAGCGGCTGCTGGCGGGGGAGCGGCTGTCTCCGCAGACGCCGCCCTTGAGCAGCGCGCGGGAGGATGCGCGGGCGGAGGCGGTGCTTCAGCGCTACCGGGAGCGGCTGCAGGGAGACCACTACCTGGCGCTGGGCACGACGTGGGAGGCGGACTTCGACACGGTGCGCGGCTGCGCGCGCGCGGCCCGGCAGGCGCTGGAGCCGCTGCTGAAGCTGCCCTTGTCGCTGGGGCAGCGAGCACAGGTGGAGCGGGTGCTGGAGCGGGTGGCGCAGGCGGCGCACGTGCTGGGCCATCCGGAGCGGCGCACGGAGTACGACGCGGGGCTGCGCAACCTGGAGGGGCTGCTGCGGTGCCTGAGCGCGGGGCTCACGGTGACGGAGCTGGAGCGGTGCCGCCGCCAGTTCCTGGCGAAGAACCGGGTGCCCGAGGGACACGCGACGATCCACCTGAAGACGGGGGATGCGTTCGCCGCGCAGGGCAAGCTCACGGAGGCCCTGGTGGCCTACGGAGCGGCGCTGCGGGCGGATCCGCTGCACCTGGAGGCGCTCAAGCGCTGGCGCTCCCTGCGAGCCCGGCTGCTGACCGCCTCAGGCCCTTCTTCAGCGCTGGGGCGCTGA
- a CDS encoding ABC1 kinase family protein codes for MSSNPDDKLPPQGRLTRLRKLAGLSAQLGTEVLKSGARRLAGQESELLSKGMAEKLVATLGDLKGAAMKFGQAVSMDPDLLTPEVRKVLARLQNQAPAMGYDTVARVIREELGAPPEALFREFDRQPLAAASLGQVHRAVLEDGRPVAVKVQYPGVGDSLQGDLDNLGMVVKTVSKTSKIMDGTSYFQELREEFLLELDYLREARLCQGFARSISRLPDLKVPDVIPERTAQRVLTLELLEGQTLKDWVVTAPPPEERFRVSRQLIRAIYGPFFCAGEIHADPHPGNFMVLKDGRLGLMDFGSIKSFSPGFVSANRRLFLQAVQLQPMDILGLSREVGFTIELPEAEAEELIHEILRIAGRSMRSSAYDFTTCEVSRDLKRHFAKNAARFLKIRPPPEAVMFFRSTGGLAQNLRLIGAQGDFRRVYQEVADLLA; via the coding sequence ATGTCCTCCAACCCCGACGACAAGCTCCCCCCTCAGGGGCGCCTCACCCGGCTGCGCAAGCTGGCGGGGCTGTCCGCCCAGCTCGGCACCGAGGTCCTCAAGAGTGGCGCACGCCGCCTCGCCGGCCAGGAGTCGGAGCTGCTCAGCAAGGGAATGGCCGAGAAGCTCGTCGCCACCCTCGGAGACTTGAAGGGCGCCGCCATGAAGTTCGGCCAGGCCGTCTCCATGGATCCGGACCTCCTCACCCCCGAAGTCCGCAAGGTCCTCGCCCGCCTCCAGAACCAGGCCCCCGCCATGGGCTACGACACCGTGGCCCGTGTCATCCGTGAAGAGCTCGGCGCTCCCCCCGAGGCCCTCTTCCGCGAGTTCGATCGCCAGCCCCTCGCTGCGGCCTCCCTCGGTCAGGTGCACCGCGCCGTCCTCGAAGACGGCCGCCCCGTCGCCGTCAAGGTGCAGTACCCCGGCGTCGGTGACTCGCTCCAGGGCGACCTCGACAACCTGGGCATGGTCGTGAAGACCGTCTCCAAGACGTCCAAGATCATGGACGGCACCTCCTACTTCCAGGAGCTGCGCGAGGAGTTCCTCCTCGAGCTGGACTACCTCCGCGAGGCCCGCCTCTGCCAAGGCTTTGCCCGCAGCATCTCCCGCCTGCCCGATCTCAAGGTGCCCGACGTCATCCCCGAGCGCACCGCTCAGCGCGTCCTCACCCTCGAGCTCCTTGAGGGGCAGACGCTCAAGGACTGGGTCGTCACCGCGCCGCCTCCCGAGGAGCGCTTCCGCGTCTCGCGCCAGCTCATCCGCGCCATCTACGGGCCCTTCTTCTGCGCTGGTGAGATCCACGCCGATCCCCACCCCGGCAACTTCATGGTCCTGAAGGATGGCCGCCTGGGGCTGATGGACTTCGGCTCCATCAAGAGCTTCTCTCCAGGCTTCGTCTCCGCCAACCGGCGCCTGTTCCTCCAGGCTGTGCAGCTGCAGCCCATGGACATCCTCGGACTGAGCCGCGAGGTGGGCTTCACCATCGAGCTGCCGGAAGCCGAGGCCGAGGAGCTCATCCATGAGATCCTCCGCATCGCCGGCCGGTCCATGCGCTCCAGCGCCTACGACTTCACCACCTGCGAGGTCAGCCGCGATCTCAAGCGCCACTTCGCCAAGAACGCCGCGCGCTTCCTGAAGATCCGCCCCCCGCCCGAGGCCGTCATGTTCTTCCGCTCCACTGGCGGGCTCGCGCAGAACCTGCGGCTCATCGGCGCCCAGGGTGATTTCCGCCGTGTGTACCAGGAAGTAGCCGACCTGCTGGCCTGA
- a CDS encoding response regulator: MSETKIRVLVVDDDQDQLVLAERSLSSYGFDVRTHRSSLGVSNLVRSVAPDLVLLDVNIPALSGDKVLSLARAQAPLGTKFILYSASDESKLRSLALSSGADGYISKSVQGADLAKKLTDLYKRGRSATGPASSPSNQAINK; this comes from the coding sequence ATGTCGGAAACCAAGATCCGAGTCCTCGTTGTGGACGACGACCAGGATCAGCTTGTACTGGCGGAGCGCTCGCTCTCGTCCTACGGATTTGATGTGCGCACGCACCGCTCCTCGCTGGGCGTGTCCAACCTGGTGCGTTCGGTGGCACCGGACCTGGTGCTGCTGGACGTGAACATTCCCGCGCTGAGCGGCGACAAGGTGCTGTCTCTGGCGCGCGCGCAGGCGCCGCTGGGCACCAAGTTCATCCTGTACTCGGCCTCGGACGAGTCGAAGCTGCGCTCGCTGGCGCTGTCGTCCGGCGCGGACGGCTACATCTCCAAGAGCGTGCAGGGCGCGGACCTGGCCAAGAAGCTGACGGACCTCTACAAGCGGGGCCGCTCGGCGACGGGCCCGGCGTCCAGCCCCTCCAATCAGGCCATCAACAAGTAG